A window from Erythrolamprus reginae isolate rEryReg1 chromosome 11, rEryReg1.hap1, whole genome shotgun sequence encodes these proteins:
- the LOC139174511 gene encoding homeobox protein six1b-like encodes MNFGFTQEQVACVCEVLQQGGNIERLGRFLWSLPACDHLHKNESVLKAKAVVAFHRGNFRELYKILEGYQFSPHNHPKLQQLWLKAHYTEAEKLRGRPLGAVGKYRVRRKFPLPRTIWDGEETSYCFKEKSRSVLREWYIHNPYPSPREKRELAEATGLTTTQVSNWFKNRRQRDRAAETKERENGEGGLLKEGHGLPRDRHLIPSSEDESSAIDSPSLLYPALQLSVPEGSSIHNAQRVDYLQNQPLHNGLLGSLTSTLVNLGS; translated from the exons ATGAATTTTGGCTTCACGCAAGAGCAAGTGGCTTGCGTGTGTGAAGTCTTGCAACAAGGGGGCAACATCGAGCGCTTGGGACGCTTCCTCTGGTCCCTGCCCGCTTGTGACCACCTGCACAAGAACGAGAGCGTCCTGAAGGCCAAGGCCGTGGTGGCTTTCCACCGGGGCAACTTCCGAGAGCTCTACAAGATCTTAGAGGGCTACCAGTTCTCTCCGCACAACCACCCCAAACTTCAGCAACTCTGGCTCAAGGCTCACTACACCGAAGCGGAGAAGTTGCGCGGGAGGCCGCTGGGAGCCGTGGGGAAATACCGGGTGCGGCGCAAATTCCCTCTGCCTCGGACCATCTGGGACGGGGAGGAGACCAGCTACTGTTTCAAG GAGAAATCCCGGAGTGTGTTAAGGGAATGGTATATCCACAACCCCTACCCATCCCCTCGTGAGAAAAGAGAGCTGGCAGAAGCGACTGGGCTGACCACAACTCAGGTCAGCAACTGGTTCAAGAACCGGCGCCAGAGGGACCGGGCGGCAGAGACCAAAGAGAG GGAGAACGGCGAGGGTGGCCTTCTGAAGGAAGGACACGGCCTGCCCCGAGACAGACACCTGATCCCCAGCTCCGAGGACGAAAGCTCCGCCATTGACAGCCCCTCACTGCTCTATCCGGCCTTGCAGCTTTCGGTTCCCGAGGGATCCTCCATTCACAATGCCCAACGGGTGGACTACCTGCAGAACCAGCCCCTCCACAACGGCCTCCTGGGGTCCCTCACTTCCACTCTCGTAAACCTGGGGTCCTGA